A stretch of DNA from Leopardus geoffroyi isolate Oge1 chromosome B3, O.geoffroyi_Oge1_pat1.0, whole genome shotgun sequence:
TACCCACTCAGATGCCACCAGTGCCCTCACCCTCACAACCTCTCGCTAGCAAACCGGGTAAGCCTTCACCTCCCACGTGTCTCTGTGTGGGAGAAGAACATCTCATCTGATGTCATGTTCCCTCATAGGGCAGAATCTGAGACTAATCATGGCTCTGAACAGGCTCTGTTGACTGCTTTGTAGAAGGAACTGTAGACTTTGTATCAGAAGACCTGGATTTGGATCCCAGCTTTTTGTttacagctgtgtgaccttagggtagttacttaacttctctgagcagATCATTCACTTGTGAAGTGGGAATGGTCCTAGTACACCTCAGAATATCTTCAGGATTAAGGGACAATACAGTATGAAAGCACTGCCACTTAGTAAATGTTATTCTGATTTTCTGATGCAGCTGTAccttcccttcattttcagtGTCTGCAGTAAAACCCACTGCTGCCCCTCCAGTAGCTGAGCCAGGAGCTGGCAGAGGTCTGCGTTCAGAACATCGGGTAAGCCTCTGGGGACCACTTCCAGGAAGAGGCAGGGGGCAGTGTTGAGATTAGTGGAGTGCAGGCCCTGTGGTGCCTACCTTTGAACGGCCGACAGCTCATGGAAATTGAGTTTAGGAAGTGATGTATTCACAGTCACATAACAGTCAATTGATAGGACTAGATAAAACCTAAAGTCTTCTGAACATTTACTTGTCcagtggtttttttccccactgtgttgTGCTACCGCTGAAACGCCTTGGTTGAGTGAAATATTTGCAGGAGACGGGAGCTTACTGATGtgtgccctccctcccacagTAACACACACTGTAGAGAGGTGGTTTGGTGAGCTCTGTTCCTGCCCCTCAGGGATGCTTAGCTGAAGGCTACATAGTAATAGTAGCTACTAGCGGTGGACATAAAACCTCAAGGAAGTATGGTCAAGAGTGTGGGTTCCCCTGCCTGAGAATACCGTCTAAAAATACTGTCGCCTCAAAGTTTGTTGCTTGTGTTTCCATTCCACAGTAACTATTCTCATGCAAGTCTTTATCACCAGAAATTGCCCATTCTGTCGTGATTCTTGGGCTGGCTAGCCCTACACCACACTCTTCCTTTTCATaaattggttttggtttttaaatcaaACCATTTCCTGAGCCTCCATTCTTGGTCAAATGCAGGCACATCTGAGTGAGTAGTTTTTCTCTGGGTCTCCTCTCATTCTTGCTCAGAGGAACAAAGCCACCACAGGCAAGAGAAAGCCTGGAGCTCTTGTGCTTTATTACTATAGTCCTTGACCATCCAGTCCTTGTAAGCTGAGTGCTCCCTTGGACCGAGCAGGGAGGGTTTGATCCAGAGAGACCAAGTTGTCAATACTTGTCCCACTTTCAGGAGAAAATGAATAGGATGCGGCAGCGCATTGCTCAGCGTCTGAAGGAGGCCCAGAATACGTGTGCGATGCTGACTACGTTCAATGAGATCGACATGAGGTGAGCGCTCTAATCCCTATCTCCTTTTCCTTGGAGAACACTTGAActtgccccagcccctccctagTGCTGATTCCAAAACTAACAGCAAGAAGAGGGATCCCTTTGCACTGTTTGTTGACTGACACAAGAAGTAACCCATCAGTTTCATTCTCTAATTGCCTGCCTCTGTGACTTAAAAAACTGGGCCTTTTATACCTGAATCTTGTGACGTCTGCTAAATGAGGCTGATGATGGTGTTAAACTCTGATGACCTGATAACTGGTGTTGAGTTGCCAAGTAGAGATAGGGCAACCACGCCAGTGAGGCTTATGTCTGGGCCTACCCTGGAGACAAAGAGCCACTTGACTCCCGCTCAGAGCCAGGGCGCTGCACCCTGCTTCTTTCTCACGGCGACTGCTCCTTAAGTGCACTTCTAGGCAACTCAGACTGGGTGGTAGAAAGGCATAGGCTTGTCTTTGCTTTCACCTTTACCAGCtttgataaagaaatgaaaaggttttgttttgttttgtttttaaagtaaaaacctCAGAATGATAACCAAAGGGACAATTTAATATAACCATTTCTATGGTGAGCTGTTGACTCACCCGTTTTCTTCAAGGTTTTGATGTATACAAGTGTCAGCACTGTGGGGAAGACAGTGTGTTAAATTTTGCAGtatttgagcacttactgtgtacaAGATGCTATACTGTATTTGAAGGGCATACAGGGATAAGGGAAAAAGAGCCCTACCCTTTTAGAGCTTACCATGTGGTTTAGATAAACACAAAgtaaaatctagaaaaagaagcaTCAGAAGAGTACAAAAACTATGAGGTGGAGAGAATGagagtatttgtttttgaggtatagggcagagatggggtggggagggtcaggcAATACTtggaggaaagattttttttttttttttttttaatgtttatttttgagatggagcatgaacaggggaggggcagagagagagagagagagagggagacagaatccgaagcaggctccaggctctgagctatcagcacagaacctgatgcagggctcaaacccacaaaccatgagatcgtgacttgagccaaagtcaaacacttaactgactgagccacccaggtggccctgagattttttttttaagattttatttttggtggagGCGCctggagctcagtcagttgagcacttgactcttgatttcggctcaggtcacaacctcatggtttgtgagttcaagccctgcatcaggctctgtgctgacagtgaagagcctgtttgggattctttgtgtctctctctctcttcccctccctcccgtgTGCTCGCTCTtgctagctctctcaaaataagtaaacttaaaatatatattatataatatatatatataatatattatataatatatatataattttaatctctaccccgtgtggggcttgaattcacaaccctgagatcaagagttgtatactccaccagttgagccagccaggcgccccaggaaagagATTTTTAATAGGTCTTAAGATCAGCTAGCATTTTGACACAAGTAATATTGGGGGGAGGGTCATTCCAGATGTTGTAAACAAACAATATGGACCTGACACAGGAAGTACAGGATACATTTGAGAAATACCTGATGTCAGGAATGTGTGGGAAAGAATGGGAAAGGAAGTCGGATCCATACTTTGGAATGTTTTGAATGCCAGGggtaaaagtttatatttaattcaGGAGGAAAACCATGAAGTCTTCAGGTCATGTCTTTGCTGCTTTTTATTCTAAGTGTTTACTAACCTACTTTTCATTAGGGgaagttgttttcttttgaagGGATCTGAAAAACATAGAGAAGGGAGTGATGTATTGACAGTGCGCTGTGGCATTGTTCCCAGAGTAGGGctctgtggcttatttcactagaTGTTTTCCATTCTGTCGTGAAGCTTCCTACAAAGACTGGATATCATTCAAGCAAAAGATTTCTCTCCTTCCTATCCGTAGGACACAGGGAAGGGCCTTAACTACTGAATCACAAAGGCTGCAGCTTATGTTTCAGTGCATTAGGGCCAGATTGTACACAAATTGAATTGGACTTTGAAATTCTACCTAATTCCTTAAGacaaaacatgtaaatatttgtggCCTTGAAAGATGCAGTTGGCCCAACAGCTTTGATGGGAAGGTAAGTGCAGTAGCTGGATCACCTTTCAGCAGCTAATCGAGGTGTCACTTAACAGTGGCCTGGGGTCTCACTGCAGTCAGTAATGTGGTTTAGATCGAGTGCCCTTTGGGTCTTGTGCTGATCAGCTACCCATGAGGGGCCTTTCTGAGGCCTTCTCCTCTACCCTGTtgtcccagcccctgcctccaagGGCAGAGCTCTGAAATAGAAACTGCTTAATGACCAGACAATAGCATTTGGGCAGGTTTGAGAGCAGAGATGTTTATCacatctctttccctcttctgcaGCTCTTGTGTCTTGGGAACCAGTAATGTCTTTAGGGTGGTAATTCTAGCACTAAATAAGGTTAGACtcaggaaaacaaacatttaaacccAATCAGGCCCCCTAGGAAAACTTCCTTTTTCAAAGGCAAACAGTCTGAAGAGGGAGTTAAAGTTATACCATCTTCTTTGGTGCTAATGTCAAATTAGGCCATTatagggagaaagggaaaactgAGCGTTTAGGCTTGAGATAAAGTTCAATTCAATTTCCATCATGGAACTGTATTCCGATAAATATTGAGGTTTCTGCaacaaaataatgggaaaatcATTTCCCACTAACTGCGGTATGTATGTGGTACACATCTGTggagaaatgaacaaagactGTTTACGTTGTAAAGGCTTCTCAGAAGGCCCTGCTGCTTGTACTCTAAAAACTTAGGTCCACACATCTCCAGTTTTCTAAATACCAAGGAAACCACATCCATTAAACTGATATTAAGGACAAGGGCTATGTCtttattatatttgtatcttGATGTCCAGCCTTGTCCCTTTCATGTGGTGGGTGTTGGCACCTGTTTGAAGGAACAGTATATGGAACTGCTAACTCTGGGGGGTGAAGAAGAAATCTATTGACTTTCCCGTGAGCCTAAGAGGACACTGGACTCTACCTGACCGTATATAGTCATGGATGCTTTTGCTCACATGGAGCCCAAACACCtgtggaggtttttgtttttgttttgttttttgttttcattatttaggAGACTGGAAGAGAGAGGGTCACAAGGAAGTCATAATCAAGTTTGTTGTGGATTTTGGGGACATAATTGtaacaaaaagaatattatttattttatagactgTGTTTatgcttaaaacaatttttcttcagAGTAGAGAGCTCATGATTTTAGTGTAGCTAGAAATCATGTTCCTATCCAGTCAAGGATGTTGGTATGCTGCGTGATCTCTTGATCATATTACCTGTCACTAAATTTGTGATTTCTGGAACAGGAAGGAGCCCCATAAGGGACTTAACCTACCTTAAAGACTGGACTGATTCTTTTGATTCCAGGTTTTGTAAAGGAACAAGGTAATTATATTGACCTCCGCTGGACTATTTCAAAACTTGAACTTAGGTAGATGGTCCAGagtaaaggaaaaatgtttaCCCAGTTGTGTACACGGAGTTAGAAGCTGGTATGAAATCAAAATAAAGGCTTTGTGGTCACTTTGTTTTGTGATGTGTTTTTGCAGTAACATCCAGGAGATGAGGGCTCGGCACAAAGATGCTTTTCTGAAGAAACATAACCTCAAACTAGGCTTCATGTCGGCATTTGTGAAGGCCTCAGCCTTTGCCTTGCAGGAGCAGCCTGTTGTAAATGCAGGTGAGTTTGTGGTGGCCGGACTCCAAGAGGTCCTGGGAGATGTGTGCAGGAACACAGACTGCTCCCACACGCACAGAAAGATGGGGGCCAACAGACCAAGACTCTTTCATACCTGTGAAAACATGAGTGTCTTTCCCCAGAGACTTCTTGGTTCACCCTCCTGAAATGGTGTCATGATTATTTCCACCTCCCCCGCTCCCCCAAGCTGGACAGAATGGTTTCTCCTCCCAGTTCATAGTTTGGCAACTGCTCTGCCATCAGGCAATTCTGAGCAAGCCCAGTTTTCCAGGCTTCTCATGTCAGGGTGGAAGCTTATATTCTGTCTAGCACCAGCCTTCCCACGGACCCTGGCATCTTGTGGCCTATCACACTTGGCATAGGTTCCAGGGTGACCTTTGGTTTCTGGCCACTGAACCTCACTGGTAGGCCTTGGGCTTGGCCCCTCTTTCATGGACTTGGTGCtcattttccttactttctgcTCACCTACGTCATTGAAATGTTGATCTAACAAGCAGTTCTTTCCTATTGAGATGCTTCTCTGTTCCCTGGAAGATTGGAGAGGGGATAGTGACACTTTTGCAATCCTCAGCAGTGCCAAGGGTCCCTAAAGATCTAGAAATAGAAACCCTAGTCCCTTTCATTGAGTGGTGTACTTTTAGGTAGGTAGAGGGGTGTCTTTGCTTTGCCCAGATGTGTCCCTCCTTATTTGTTCCATTCCTCTCATGCTTTCCTGATTGGCTCTCCATCCCTTTCTTCTGCCTGCCCGGACATGTAGGCAATTCTCAGAGTTCTCTTGGCCTCTTTCTCACGTTACATGCTTTTCCTTGGTGGTTTTCTAACAACACAACCATAGACTTGCTATGGAAAAGATTCCCAAGCTTGTGTTTTCTCAGCCCTAGACCTAGATTTTTCAGCTGCCAGTTTGCTATTTTCCACTACCCTGCTTCCTCCCGAGCCTCCTAGAAAGAGGCCTCCCTCACCTCTTGGGAGAGTAGGCGGTGGAACCAGCGGCCCGCCCACCCCTCCTTTTGCTAATTTGCCTTTCTGGGAGCACTTTGTAAACCCCAGCCCTTGTCTGTTAAGGGAGGGCTTGGGCAGAGCTGGTGAAAAAGAAGCCAGTGCATACCTATCCCACGTGAGCCGGTGTACTGAGCCCTTCTGAGGGCTCCCCCCAAAACGGACACTCGTGTGGTCAGGCTCAGTCAGGGTCATCGGGAGATGTTACGATCGATGGGTTGGCACATTGGTTACAGCTGGAGTAAGAGGAATCTGCTGCCTGTGGTGTGGTTTTCAGGCGGCTCAGCCAACAGTGTACCAAGCAGTGCGGATTTTTACCCTATTAATGCAGTTATTTCCATATTAGCCTAGGCTTGGGGAGTTGTATGTAACGTGTGTTCTCTCTCGTAGTGATTGACGACGCAGCCAAAGAGGTGGTGTATAGGGATTATATTGACATCAGTGTTGCGGTAGCCACTCCACGGGTATGttggggaaagagggggaggcTCTGGTCTTGGACTCTGTCTGTATGAAACAGGCCCTTCGGGAGAGAACATTTTTATAATCCTGTCTTTTCAGAAGGGAGTTAGTGAAAGAGTAACCTACTTTGACCACACCACATCCTTTTCTCTTGATGTGAAGCCTAAATATTTTAAGACTCTTAATCACATGGAGTAATTAAGATACTCAATGGGGAAGGGAGACCATAAACTTGAATCCAAGGAGTCATAAAGGGTACTATTAATTTGCAACTGAAAACAGCTTTTCACTCTCATCAGGGTCTGGTGGTTCCCGTCATCAGGAACGTGGAAGCTATGAATTATGCAGATATTGAGCGAGCCATCAGTGAACTGGGAGAGAAGGTACAGTGAAAAGCAGCATGTGTGCCAGCTGCTGGGCAGGTTGGGGAGGAAGGACTGGAGAAGGCCGGGCTCCCCAGTGGGCAGTGCTCGGGGAGGTGGAGCCTCACTTTGCTCCATAAGGAGTGCCGAGCCCGAGAATGGCAGTCATCCCAGGAGCTTATGTATAGCCATCTGGCAGAGCTCAGCGTGCTCTTGTATCAGAAGATATCCTTATCAGAGGAAGAGGCCTGCTGAAGAAGGAAAAGGTTCTCGAGGCATCGTACCTTTCCTCTGGTGGAACCCTGGCCACAGGCGTCTCAGCTGAACAATAGCTAGAACTTGGACTGTTGATCTCCGCTGGGAGCCTTCTGGACTCCCTTTAGGTAAAGAGAGCTGGGTCGCACTTCCATTTCAAttattaaatcttcattttttaggCTCGAAAGAATGAACTTGCTATTGAAGATATGGATGGTGGTACTTTCACCATTAGCAACGGAGGTGTTTTCGGCTCGCTCTTCGGAACGCCCATCATCAACCCCCCTCAGTCGGCCATCCTGGGCATGCATGGCATCTTTGATAGGCCAGTGGCTGTGGGAGGCAAGGTAGGAACCATCCCTGCTAATGCCCTAGCAGCTAGATGATGAGGAGAGGGAATCTAACTGCTCATTATAAAAGATTCACTGCAGTTTCAGACGTAAGTTCCATTCTTAGTTTCTGATTAACAGCTAGAGCACTGATCCTCAAATTGTGGTGTGTGCATCAGCAGCatttgggaacttgttagaaatgcaaattcttggaccCTTTCCCAGACGTGATGAAACAGAAGCTGCAGGTGATTCTGACGTGCATTAAAGTGTGAGGACCGTGGTGCTGAAGAAGGCTTGCCCCTTCATCTGGAATGGTCAGCAAGCTCCATTCTCTAGGTGCTGTGGGGAGTAAGGGTACAGTTGGAAGCATGGTCCCTGCCCCGGGAACCAGAGAACAGCAATGGAGAGTCTGTGAGCTGCCGGGTTGTATGAAGGCTTAGTGGTTCTCTGGGAGTTCAGGGAATGAAGTCAAAGGTCTTGAGCTGGCCTAGAAGATACATTGGTAGGAAAATACTTCCTCGGATTCCCGTGTTTAGTACCTTTCTGGGTCACTAACTCCCTTTTGTGAATCCAAAAATCCTAGGTCTTCTCCCTTGAAAATGCTCACACACACAACTTGGCATACAATTTCAGAGCATTTAAGGATCtctggttactttttaaaattgtaaccCTAAAGAAGAAACTTGAGGCTGCTAGAATTTAAGGACAAACTTTTTCTTTAGATGACAGATGAATGAAAGGGcagagcatatttttaaaaggcacttgTTTTCTTGGTTAAACTTTCTTGAGTCGGGGAGCTTTGCACTAAGGGTGGGCCTTGgtctttgaaaatattctaagtATCCAGAGGCAACAACAACGGGAAAAGCTCTGGAACCGGAAACTTCTCTGTGGACTGTGCTTTCTCATCACCCCACTTCCAGTGGGGCCTCCTCTGCTCTGCTGCAGACAAACCTGTCAACTTCTCCTCCCTGCAGGTGGAGGTGCGGCCCATGATGTATGTGGCACTGACCTATGATCATCGGCTGATCGATGGCAGAGAGGCAGTAACTTTTCTCCGCAAAATCAAGGCAGCGGTAGAAGATCCCAGAGTCCTCCTCCTGGACCTTTAGGAGGAAGCCACGTACCCTACGCACCAACCATGCAGGAACTGAAAACCAGTCTTCTCCCTGTCCCCTCACGGGTCCCAGGTTGGCCTGGCGTCAGGCACATGTTGTTGGCCTCAAGCAAGGAAACCAGGGCACTATGTAACCAGCAGCCACAGGTCTCTTCTTGGTATTCTGCCAGGCTCTCCCCTTCTGTGCACCCTTCTCTTACACTCGAATATCTTCTTTAGGCTTGAGGGAGAGAGCGCCTTAATGGATGCTCATTAATATTTCCTGCCTTTCTCCCATTAGTCTTGTGCAGAGATGATTTTGCTTCTCCCCTGTGCCAGTGTACTACAATAGGGAAACCACTGGGGACCATGTGAtcaagtttgtatcttttgaaagTCTGTTCTGGGCTAGGAGGGGATGGTGTCTCCCAAGCTCGGAGCGGCCTCTGTCCTGGCTGTGCACATTCTCACTCGATTCCACCTGTGTGGAGGCATCAACCACAGGCCAAGAGGTGCTGCTTTGCTGCTTAAATGACACCTTTATTCTCCACTCTCATTGACTTCAAGATGCCTCTTCTACCTCGTTCAGGAAGCGCAGGCCAGGGGATCTGggtaggagcagggagagggcagaccccccacccccacccccccgaggTGTATGTTGTAGAAGAGACAGGCTTGCCGTCACCCTCCATCGTAGCCCCGTTTTGGCACAGTAACACACAGCTGTGATTGTGCCAACTTTTCCAGGCTGCTCGGAACCATTCTAACACATTGTCATTTAGAACAGATTCTAGCATATCATGGCAGTGGGACGAGGTGTGGTCACAGGGCTGGAGCCAGGTGAGACTGGGGTGAGGGGGCTTCCTGTGGACTGGCTCAGATTGATTTGAGCTTGTAAATGCCATTGGTGTAAGCACTTGGCCTGAAGAGGCAGCTGTTTCTCTGTATCATGGCCCTTGGGGAGCAGGGCCTTAGCTCTTTTTCTGCAGAACACAGGTCTGGAGGACGTTGGACGGTGTGGAAACCAGCCCCAAGATGCTAATATACGGTGGGGAGACAGGCAGTGTCACCTGTGAGGCGGTGTTGCCTGTTGGGTCTGGACGCAATCATTGGAATTGCTTGGAGCTAGTTTAAATACATACTTCTTGTCATGAAAGCCACTGGGCTTCATCGCTTTGTATCCAACTGCATCCAGGCCTGAGGTTGCTGACAGTTGAGAACAGGAACCACATACTTAGTGCACAGTGCCCGTTTGGATCTGGAGCAGAGAAGCAAggcctggagggtggggtggggggtggggggaagggacaggagcCAATACTGAGTGCCTGCAGCATCTACTATGTCTTCACTATTCAGAACTtgtaactaaaatatttaaagaaactgattttaaatgcaaattaaagggCAAATGTTCTCAAAAGGTTCCTGCTTCTGCATTCCTTTTAGGTACCAAGGTACAAATCTCCAGCATCATGATTGTCATTGGCGCTGGAAGCCACAGCATGTCCTCTAGGTTATCCTGTGACCTCCCAGACTTAAGTTAGCACAGTACTAACAGCAGAGGGAACCCTAGCAGTCTGCCAGCCAGGAAAGTGCCTGGCCTCCTCCCAGTGAGCCCCTCCAGCCTGACAGGCCACACTCCTGAAGAGAAGTTGGTTCCCACCTTTGTGAAACCACTGCAAACACCAACAGACATTTGCATTTTTGTGGGGACTTGCAGCATTTCTGGAAGGGACTGAGGAGGTTTGGGGGCGGGAGGTAAGAactttataattttgcattttggaCTTGATTGCCACATGTATACAAAGGTGTTGAGGTCAGTAAGAACAAATGAAGGTAGATTACTGGGAGGGTAAGCAGACAACCTGGGCTACAGGTGAGGGGCATACGGTGTCTAAGCTTAAACG
This window harbors:
- the DLST gene encoding dihydrolipoyllysine-residue succinyltransferase component of 2-oxoglutarate dehydrogenase complex, mitochondrial, whose protein sequence is MLSRSRCVSRAFSRSLSAFQKGNCPLGRRSLPGVSLCQGPGYPDSRKIVINNSSVFSVRFFRTTAVCKDDVITVKTPAFAESVTEGDVRWEKAVGDTVAEDEVVCEIETDKTSVQVPSPANGVIEALLVPDGGKVEGGTPLFTLRKTGAAPAKAKPPEAPAAAAPKAEPTASAVPPPPATSIPTQMPPVPSPSQPLASKPVSAVKPTAAPPVAEPGAGRGLRSEHREKMNRMRQRIAQRLKEAQNTCAMLTTFNEIDMSNIQEMRARHKDAFLKKHNLKLGFMSAFVKASAFALQEQPVVNAVIDDAAKEVVYRDYIDISVAVATPRGLVVPVIRNVEAMNYADIERAISELGEKARKNELAIEDMDGGTFTISNGGVFGSLFGTPIINPPQSAILGMHGIFDRPVAVGGKVEVRPMMYVALTYDHRLIDGREAVTFLRKIKAAVEDPRVLLLDL